The proteins below are encoded in one region of Kiritimatiellia bacterium:
- a CDS encoding CvpA family protein, protein MSWMGLNLADWFVLAFMIFGLTGGIRRGLSGELTRMLIAAGCVAAVWRFSRPAADWVSTQTGWTGSAALLTAAGAVLLAAYFSLTLLRLATAAVFQFAFKGSAEKIGGALCGLIRSALVAALVLTLLSVLPHEPLHRHVAVESKIGRALYAYTAPWLDRMAEKVPELNLPRRETLPDDPPIDWLENDGTSWDAAPLGPTKN, encoded by the coding sequence ATGAGCTGGATGGGCTTGAATTTGGCGGACTGGTTTGTCCTCGCGTTTATGATCTTCGGTCTTACAGGGGGCATCCGCCGAGGGCTCTCGGGCGAGCTTACACGGATGTTGATCGCAGCCGGCTGTGTTGCCGCGGTTTGGCGTTTTTCGCGGCCCGCAGCCGACTGGGTCTCTACTCAAACTGGATGGACAGGCTCGGCCGCCCTTTTGACGGCGGCCGGAGCAGTGCTTCTGGCCGCGTATTTTTCGTTGACGCTCCTGAGGCTCGCAACCGCGGCTGTCTTTCAGTTCGCGTTCAAGGGCAGCGCTGAAAAAATTGGGGGCGCGCTCTGTGGGCTGATTCGCTCCGCCCTGGTGGCGGCACTGGTGCTGACCCTTCTGAGCGTGTTGCCGCATGAGCCGCTTCACCGCCATGTGGCCGTCGAATCAAAGATCGGACGCGCTTTGTACGCATATACGGCGCCATGGCTCGATCGAATGGCCGAGAAGGTGCCGGAGTTGAACCTTCCGCGCCGCGAGACCTTGCCCGACGACCCGCCCATTGACTGGCTCGAAAACGACGGGACTTCCTGGGATGCGGCGCCCCTAGGGCCGACGAAAAACTGA
- the dnaG gene encoding DNA primase: protein MAISRKTVEEIRQRIDIVELIGSYVSLKRAGANYKALCPFHKEKTPSFIVNPARQIFHCFGCGAGGDAFKFIMLHDNVSFSEAVRLLAARAGVPVEFGGEEPAAAGHKDLLFRIHDAAAAFFREILLRSPTADAAREYLRRRQLDPEMVDSFGLGYAPDAYDTMERLAKKHGFPLDALEASGLLARTESGRRYDRFRNRLMFPIRDPGGRVIAFSGRTLSEDDKVPKYLNSPETPLFRKNRTLYALDRARKAIIERGACLLCEGQIDVIRCHSAGFQHAVAALGTAVTQEHASLLKRYTDRVILLMDADAAGQASALRAAELFLEAELDVEFVSLPPGEDPDSLIVKRGGAALQESLDRARGLVDYLVDVAARETDLATDRGIGIAARNSLRVIRRAAGPIMRTRLVRRLSERLNIPEHRLMEELDRLESGTRTDDSKSAEPPQTATPLPPEEWELLWLLAHRPDTADLIRRYVSAEHLADERTRTLLPVLLEHGDLLAAARAAGRDCVDVASEILTDAKRPDSDEQAVERAAQDLIVAIRRKALERALLAAQRARERAGAAEREQLTEEIASFKYQLHALRGGWERASQILDLL, encoded by the coding sequence ATGGCGATCTCGCGCAAGACGGTTGAGGAAATCCGTCAACGAATCGACATCGTGGAACTGATCGGCTCCTATGTCTCTCTAAAGAGAGCCGGCGCGAATTACAAGGCGCTCTGCCCGTTTCACAAGGAAAAGACGCCGTCATTCATTGTCAATCCCGCGCGCCAGATTTTCCATTGTTTCGGATGCGGCGCAGGCGGCGACGCCTTCAAATTCATCATGCTCCATGACAACGTTTCGTTTTCCGAGGCCGTCCGGCTGCTCGCGGCGCGCGCGGGTGTCCCGGTCGAATTCGGAGGCGAAGAACCTGCTGCCGCCGGTCATAAAGATTTGCTGTTCCGGATCCACGACGCGGCGGCAGCGTTTTTCCGCGAAATCCTGCTCAGGAGTCCTACGGCAGACGCCGCCCGCGAATATTTGCGCCGGCGGCAGCTCGATCCGGAGATGGTTGACAGCTTCGGGCTCGGCTATGCGCCGGACGCTTACGACACCATGGAACGGCTCGCCAAAAAGCATGGTTTTCCGCTCGACGCGCTGGAGGCGTCCGGCCTACTCGCCCGAACCGAGTCTGGCAGGCGTTACGACCGGTTTCGGAATCGGCTGATGTTTCCAATCCGCGACCCTGGCGGCCGGGTGATTGCTTTCAGCGGGCGCACGCTGTCCGAGGATGACAAGGTGCCAAAATATCTCAACAGTCCCGAAACGCCCCTGTTCCGAAAAAACCGCACACTGTATGCGCTGGACCGGGCCCGGAAGGCGATCATCGAGCGGGGCGCGTGCCTGCTCTGCGAGGGGCAAATCGACGTGATCCGCTGCCACAGCGCCGGCTTCCAGCACGCGGTGGCTGCTCTGGGCACAGCCGTGACGCAGGAGCACGCCTCCCTCCTCAAGCGCTACACGGACCGCGTCATCCTGCTGATGGACGCCGACGCCGCGGGGCAGGCCTCGGCGCTGCGCGCCGCGGAGCTCTTTCTGGAGGCCGAACTGGACGTGGAATTTGTCTCGCTTCCACCCGGCGAAGACCCGGACAGCCTTATCGTCAAGCGCGGCGGGGCCGCCCTGCAGGAGTCGTTGGACCGGGCGCGGGGACTGGTGGACTACCTGGTCGATGTGGCCGCCCGAGAGACGGACCTTGCAACCGACCGCGGGATCGGAATAGCCGCTCGCAATTCGCTCCGCGTGATCCGGAGGGCGGCCGGTCCGATTATGCGAACCCGGCTCGTTCGCCGGCTTTCCGAGCGGTTGAATATTCCCGAGCATCGACTCATGGAAGAGTTGGATCGGCTGGAATCCGGCACGCGGACGGATGATTCCAAATCGGCCGAGCCGCCGCAGACCGCAACTCCGCTGCCGCCGGAGGAGTGGGAACTATTATGGCTTCTGGCGCACCGCCCGGACACGGCCGACCTCATCCGGCGCTATGTCTCGGCCGAGCACCTCGCTGACGAACGGACCCGCACGCTGCTGCCGGTGTTGTTGGAACATGGCGATCTCCTCGCCGCGGCACGCGCAGCGGGACGCGACTGTGTGGACGTGGCGAGCGAAATTCTCACCGACGCCAAACGCCCGGACAGCGACGAACAAGCCGTTGAGCGTGCCGCACAGGACCTTATTGTAGCTATCCGGCGAAAAGCACTGGAGCGAGCCCTACTGGCCGCCCAGCGGGCGCGCGAGCGAGCGGGCGCGGCGGAGCGCGAACAGCTCACTGAGGAAATTGCCAGCTTCAAATACCAACTGCACGCGCTGCGCGGCGGCTGGGAACGGGCCTCCCAGATTTTGGACTTGTTGTGA
- the rpoD gene encoding RNA polymerase sigma factor RpoD produces the protein MAKSSSSKSKTANKTESAHGEQVPAQASAPADVPDVKIQVNREERQAKIKQLVKLAQDQGFITYDDINEIIPETVVSPEEFDAILILLRGMNIEVVESDDEAVKLRAEQEEKARAAQRLDSLDDPVRMYLRQMGQVPLLTREQEVEISMRIEEAEINARKLFGLFGFAKDAYYAVVQRLEDGRERFDRIVSDKHVESRDRYMKALVRLRRETERQHELVGKKFLEWQSAGPSKQERDRKRRAFEQARDKLASLLDQLHFKQKAIEDFVTVADERYQILKNLLDELKKYSSSKAKNAPEVIKEIRKKIQQFEFEERMTADEFQAHYKELKTWLRKGLRAKTEMVEANLRLVISIAKKYTNRGLSFLDLIQEGNMGLMKAVEKFEYRRGYKFSTYATWWIRQAITRSIADQARTIRIPVHMIETINKLMRVQKALVQELGREPTPEEVAEEMNLPVERVRSVLKMAQQPISLQSPVGDSDDTSFGDFIEDKTAENPSEMTAFSLLKERLQDVLKTLTEREQEVLTLRFGLNDGYSRTLEEVGRKFQVTRERIRQIEAKALRKLRHPTRLRKLEGFLEGGE, from the coding sequence ATGGCCAAATCCTCATCGTCCAAGTCCAAAACAGCAAACAAAACAGAGTCGGCTCACGGCGAACAAGTTCCTGCGCAAGCGTCCGCCCCCGCGGATGTGCCCGATGTAAAAATTCAAGTCAACCGCGAGGAACGCCAGGCAAAGATCAAGCAGTTGGTCAAGCTGGCGCAGGACCAAGGATTCATCACCTACGACGATATTAACGAGATTATCCCTGAGACCGTTGTCAGCCCCGAGGAATTCGACGCGATTCTCATCCTCCTCCGGGGCATGAACATCGAAGTTGTTGAGTCTGACGACGAGGCGGTCAAACTCCGTGCGGAACAGGAGGAGAAGGCGCGGGCCGCTCAGCGGCTGGATTCATTGGACGACCCCGTTCGCATGTACCTCCGGCAGATGGGCCAGGTGCCCCTGTTGACCCGCGAACAAGAAGTGGAAATTTCGATGCGCATTGAAGAGGCGGAGATCAACGCGCGAAAGCTGTTCGGCCTCTTTGGATTCGCCAAGGACGCCTACTATGCCGTCGTGCAGCGCCTCGAGGACGGCCGCGAGCGGTTCGACCGGATCGTCAGCGACAAACATGTCGAAAGCCGAGACCGCTACATGAAAGCCCTTGTCCGCCTCCGGAGGGAGACGGAGCGGCAACACGAGCTCGTCGGAAAAAAATTCCTCGAGTGGCAAAGCGCCGGCCCTTCCAAGCAGGAGCGCGACCGAAAGCGCCGAGCCTTTGAACAGGCGCGCGACAAATTGGCTTCGTTGCTCGATCAGCTCCATTTCAAGCAGAAGGCCATCGAGGACTTCGTTACTGTCGCCGACGAGCGGTACCAGATTTTGAAGAACCTCCTCGACGAGCTCAAAAAGTACAGTTCGTCCAAGGCGAAGAACGCGCCGGAGGTCATCAAGGAAATCCGCAAGAAGATTCAGCAGTTTGAATTCGAGGAGCGCATGACCGCCGACGAGTTCCAGGCCCATTACAAGGAACTCAAGACCTGGCTTCGGAAGGGGCTTCGCGCGAAGACGGAAATGGTCGAGGCGAACCTTCGGCTCGTCATCTCCATTGCCAAAAAGTACACCAACCGCGGGCTCTCTTTCCTGGACCTGATCCAGGAGGGAAACATGGGGCTGATGAAAGCGGTCGAGAAATTCGAATATCGCCGAGGTTACAAGTTCTCGACCTACGCGACATGGTGGATCCGCCAGGCGATCACCCGCTCGATCGCGGATCAGGCTCGGACGATCCGCATTCCGGTGCACATGATCGAGACGATTAACAAGCTGATGCGCGTCCAAAAGGCCCTTGTCCAGGAGCTCGGCCGCGAACCCACGCCGGAAGAAGTGGCCGAGGAAATGAACCTGCCGGTGGAGCGCGTTCGATCTGTCCTCAAGATGGCCCAGCAGCCTATTTCGTTGCAGAGCCCCGTTGGCGACAGCGACGACACCTCATTCGGCGATTTCATCGAGGACAAGACGGCGGAAAATCCGTCGGAAATGACCGCGTTCAGCCTGCTCAAGGAACGGCTCCAGGATGTGTTGAAAACATTGACCGAACGCGAGCAGGAGGTGCTGACCTTGCGTTTCGGTCTCAACGACGGCTACTCGCGCACGCTCGAGGAAGTCGGACGCAAGTTCCAGGTCACCCGCGAGCGAATCCGCCAGATCGAGGCCAAGGCGCTGCGCAAATTGCGGCACCCCACCCGGCTCCGCAAGCTCGAGGGTTTCCTGGAGGGTGGAGAATAG
- a CDS encoding response regulator: protein MNSTILVIDDDELVRTGLAADLSREGFSVLVASGGQQALEMLRTRRADLVLCDLVLGDMDGIDVLRRIKSEWPETAVVMITGHASIRNVMDALRSGASDYIAKPADPDEVAHRLKTVLDAERLRRALAEERGRVEARRREMQDLLIRSERMASLATLAVGAAEELKKLLDPALEHLASIRHVLPAEHSVLEPLRTAVDQIERARAALADLEAIGRVTSYEKAAVSLNELIERCVRDAQNRGMFGYRTKALIELRLDPLLPAVYGSQKALEKCVFHLLALCADRVSRGGIVSVETAAEQLEHSIGRYGSGKPGEYVSIAFRDTGPEWENQDLDRLIEPFYLTRRGGWRFISGLSMALVHRIVSDHGGFLDARVNSEKGSLIAVYLPVESGAEILSLRPDYTGAERILVVDDNAEHRRGACEILSNLGYEVIGASSGREAVRLFESSIRDESQRIDLVVIDLVLGDEFDGVETFKKLIEIRPGQPAVLVSGFADLSRIVEARKLGIRQTIQKPYTTEALGAAVRAALDH from the coding sequence ATGAACTCCACCATACTCGTCATCGACGACGACGAACTCGTTCGCACCGGTCTCGCGGCTGATCTTTCGCGCGAGGGGTTCTCGGTGCTGGTTGCTTCCGGCGGACAGCAGGCGCTCGAGATGCTCAGAACCCGCCGTGCGGACCTGGTGCTCTGCGACCTTGTCCTTGGGGATATGGACGGCATCGACGTACTTCGCCGGATCAAGTCCGAATGGCCTGAGACGGCCGTTGTCATGATCACAGGTCACGCGAGCATCCGAAATGTGATGGACGCACTGCGCTCGGGCGCCTCGGACTACATCGCGAAACCGGCCGACCCCGACGAAGTCGCCCATCGACTAAAGACCGTCCTGGATGCGGAGCGCCTACGGCGCGCCCTTGCGGAGGAGCGCGGGCGAGTGGAGGCGCGACGCCGCGAGATGCAGGATTTGCTCATTCGATCCGAACGGATGGCCTCGCTGGCCACACTCGCGGTCGGCGCCGCCGAGGAGCTGAAAAAATTGCTGGATCCCGCCCTAGAGCACTTGGCCTCGATCCGGCATGTTCTGCCGGCAGAACACAGCGTGCTCGAGCCGCTGCGCACGGCGGTCGACCAGATCGAAAGGGCGCGTGCCGCCTTAGCCGATCTCGAGGCGATCGGCCGCGTGACATCCTACGAAAAGGCGGCAGTCTCCCTGAATGAATTGATCGAACGCTGCGTCCGCGATGCGCAAAATCGCGGAATGTTTGGGTACAGGACCAAGGCCCTCATTGAACTGCGCCTGGACCCCTTGCTGCCCGCCGTGTACGGGTCGCAAAAGGCGCTGGAGAAGTGCGTCTTCCACCTGCTGGCGCTTTGCGCCGACCGGGTGTCGCGCGGAGGCATCGTGAGCGTCGAGACAGCGGCCGAGCAGCTCGAGCATTCCATCGGTCGATATGGCTCCGGCAAACCGGGTGAATACGTGTCCATTGCATTCCGGGACACGGGGCCGGAATGGGAGAACCAGGACTTGGATCGGCTGATCGAACCGTTCTATCTGACGCGGCGTGGCGGCTGGCGTTTCATCAGCGGGCTGTCCATGGCCCTTGTGCACCGAATTGTGTCCGACCACGGCGGGTTCCTGGATGCCCGCGTGAACTCGGAAAAAGGGAGCCTCATCGCTGTTTATTTGCCGGTCGAGTCGGGTGCGGAAATTCTTTCTCTGCGTCCCGATTATACGGGGGCGGAACGGATTTTGGTCGTGGATGACAATGCCGAACACCGACGCGGTGCGTGTGAAATCCTGTCCAATCTCGGCTACGAGGTCATCGGGGCCTCGAGCGGCCGTGAAGCCGTCCGGCTGTTCGAAAGTTCGATCCGGGACGAGTCACAGCGCATCGATCTGGTGGTGATTGATCTGGTTCTGGGCGACGAGTTCGATGGCGTGGAGACGTTCAAGAAGTTGATCGAAATTCGCCCCGGCCAGCCGGCGGTCCTTGTCAGCGGATTTGCCGATTTGTCGAGGATCGTCGAGGCGCGCAAGCTCGGCATCCGGCAAACGATCCAGAAGCCCTACACCACCGAGGCCTTAGGCGCCGCCGTGCGCGCCGCGCTTGACCACTAA
- a CDS encoding PAS domain S-box protein — protein MLPFVYRFTSWIRDPRRAGYLKPVSVTVAITALLMLLYKGLEERFFPTMPVWQSRLNAVVVSCTITGVMAFLALQIYRQMARDTIEELTKRLRLNEELIKERNLIESLMQSSVDRISFKDLDSRYIRASRSVAETFKLSRPDEVVGRSDFDFYTEECAQFLRREEQAVIRSGKPIVGRAVREEWLDGRETWASVTIVPLRERQGAVVGTLSIARDITESRAKEERIRQLSRAVEQSPHMVVITDRAGKIEYVNPRFTEITGYTLDEAIGQTPRILRSGAHGPAFYQQMWATILAGNEWRGEILNRRKNSDLFWVRTVISPIRNSAGEITHLVSVAEDISREKEQAEQIQREQARRKELEHIISRGPAIVFLWRNEPGWPVEYVSENVAQWGYSAEDLTSGRIPYAQVIHPDDLARVADEVRHYTEGGIDNYIQEYRIIQKGGEVRWVEDRTWTRRGADGKVSHYQGVVLDITERKQAEQAQQALLEGLRTVLAMADDLFACPTEDALYLRAVELARERLRLERCGILVLEGDRLHGTYGTGLQGETTDEHKLVFAVDEVWRERLKPRGSHEKRWILSVEPHRVWRTDHIEELPPGWVAITPIQSSAQEVIGAFCNDTAISRAPPDSIVQEIVVVFCSLLANMVLRKRAEEEQLRSRAEQREIMERADRLNSLGLLAAGIAHEINNPLQGMLSHVRAIGRALPGESSAQHNLQMVERGIESIASLVRKLLYLGSSEKSVESADARECAEFVLQLLAEPMKKSKILVESRFPASRMILAIPRQELIQVLLNLLINARDAMPDGGQITLVGEAGARTGTIRISDTGPGIPPDILSRIFLPFFTTKGTKGTGLGLSVAESLIRSKNGKITVESQVGRGATFIVELPLREVNP, from the coding sequence ATGCTTCCGTTCGTTTATCGGTTCACTTCGTGGATTCGGGACCCGCGTCGCGCGGGATACCTCAAGCCCGTGTCGGTGACCGTCGCTATCACAGCGCTGCTGATGCTGCTTTACAAGGGGTTGGAGGAACGGTTTTTCCCCACGATGCCGGTGTGGCAGTCGCGCCTCAACGCGGTGGTCGTGAGTTGCACCATCACCGGGGTCATGGCCTTCCTCGCGTTGCAAATCTACCGCCAGATGGCGCGAGACACGATCGAAGAATTGACCAAGCGCCTGCGGCTGAACGAGGAATTGATCAAGGAACGAAATCTCATCGAATCCTTGATGCAGAGTTCGGTCGACCGAATTTCGTTCAAGGATTTGGACAGCCGCTATATTCGCGCGAGTCGGTCCGTTGCAGAAACCTTCAAACTGTCTCGTCCGGACGAAGTGGTCGGTCGGAGTGATTTTGATTTTTACACCGAAGAATGCGCCCAGTTCCTCCGGCGAGAGGAACAAGCCGTCATCCGAAGCGGCAAACCGATCGTCGGCAGGGCCGTGCGGGAAGAGTGGCTGGACGGACGCGAGACGTGGGCCTCTGTCACAATCGTTCCGTTGAGGGAGCGTCAGGGCGCTGTTGTTGGCACGCTGAGTATCGCGCGCGACATCACGGAATCGCGGGCAAAGGAGGAGAGGATTCGGCAGCTCTCGCGAGCGGTGGAACAGAGCCCTCACATGGTGGTCATCACCGACCGCGCTGGTAAAATTGAATATGTCAATCCGAGATTTACCGAAATCACCGGCTATACGCTGGATGAGGCGATTGGGCAGACGCCGCGGATCCTCCGCTCGGGAGCGCACGGCCCTGCCTTCTATCAGCAGATGTGGGCCACCATTCTCGCGGGCAACGAATGGCGCGGCGAAATACTCAACCGGCGCAAGAACAGCGATCTCTTCTGGGTGCGGACAGTCATTTCGCCGATTCGCAACTCCGCGGGCGAAATAACCCATCTTGTCAGCGTTGCCGAGGACATCTCGCGCGAAAAGGAGCAGGCGGAGCAGATTCAGCGCGAACAGGCCCGCCGAAAAGAACTGGAACACATCATCTCGCGCGGTCCCGCGATAGTGTTTCTCTGGCGCAATGAGCCAGGATGGCCAGTCGAGTATGTCTCCGAAAATGTGGCGCAGTGGGGATACTCCGCCGAGGATTTGACCAGCGGCCGCATCCCCTACGCACAGGTTATCCACCCCGATGACCTGGCGCGTGTGGCGGACGAAGTGCGCCACTACACCGAGGGAGGGATCGACAACTACATCCAGGAATACCGAATCATCCAAAAGGGCGGCGAAGTGCGATGGGTCGAGGATCGCACCTGGACGCGGCGCGGAGCGGACGGAAAAGTGTCCCATTACCAAGGCGTTGTCCTCGACATCACCGAGCGCAAGCAGGCCGAACAGGCGCAGCAGGCGCTCCTGGAGGGGCTTCGCACGGTCCTGGCCATGGCAGACGACCTGTTCGCCTGCCCGACAGAAGACGCGCTCTACCTGCGGGCGGTCGAACTTGCCCGCGAACGGTTGCGCCTGGAACGCTGTGGCATTCTTGTTCTGGAGGGCGACCGACTGCATGGCACATACGGAACCGGACTCCAAGGCGAGACCACGGATGAACACAAGCTCGTGTTCGCCGTCGATGAGGTTTGGCGTGAACGGTTGAAACCCCGCGGCTCTCATGAGAAGCGATGGATATTGTCCGTCGAACCACATCGCGTCTGGCGGACAGACCACATTGAAGAACTTCCGCCCGGGTGGGTGGCGATTACCCCCATTCAGTCCAGCGCCCAAGAGGTGATTGGCGCCTTTTGCAACGACACGGCGATCAGCCGCGCCCCGCCGGATTCAATCGTCCAGGAAATCGTGGTGGTCTTCTGTTCGCTTCTGGCGAACATGGTGCTGCGCAAGAGGGCGGAGGAAGAACAGCTTCGAAGCCGAGCGGAGCAACGGGAAATCATGGAGCGGGCCGACCGTTTGAATTCCCTCGGCCTGCTTGCGGCGGGGATCGCCCACGAAATCAATAACCCGCTGCAGGGCATGTTGAGCCATGTGCGGGCGATCGGTCGGGCCCTGCCTGGGGAGTCGTCCGCGCAACACAACCTCCAAATGGTTGAACGCGGCATCGAATCCATCGCGTCGTTGGTGCGCAAGCTGCTCTACCTGGGGTCGAGCGAAAAATCGGTCGAGTCCGCCGATGCGCGCGAATGCGCCGAATTCGTTCTCCAGCTCCTCGCCGAGCCGATGAAAAAGTCGAAAATCCTTGTCGAAAGCCGTTTCCCTGCGTCGCGCATGATTCTTGCGATCCCTCGGCAGGAGCTGATCCAAGTGCTGCTGAATCTGCTGATCAATGCCCGGGACGCTATGCCCGACGGCGGGCAGATCACGTTGGTGGGCGAGGCCGGAGCCCGAACCGGCACGATCCGCATTTCGGATACGGGGCCGGGGATCCCGCCGGACATTCTGAGCCGTATCTTCCTTCCGTTCTTTACGACAAAGGGAACAAAAGGCACCGGCTTGGGTCTCAGCGTGGCCGAGTCGTTGATCCGCAGTAAAAATGGGAAAATCACGGTCGAAAGTCAGGTCGGCCGCGGGGCGACTTTCATCGTCGAGCTACCCTTGCGAGAGGTAAATCCATGA
- a CDS encoding SUF system NifU family Fe-S cluster assembly protein, which translates to MELDDLYQDIILDHYRHPRRRRPIPDGEAIVDEENPVCGDRIKLMARLRDRKVEDIAIDVQGCAICTASASMMAERAYGATVDECKRFAGDFIRMMRGGPELPESELGELAALRGVRSFPIRVKCATMPWHALETALSRLERESAS; encoded by the coding sequence GTGGAACTGGATGATCTGTACCAGGACATCATCCTGGATCATTATCGGCACCCTCGCCGAAGGCGACCCATCCCGGATGGAGAGGCGATTGTGGACGAGGAGAATCCCGTCTGCGGCGACCGCATCAAACTTATGGCCCGCCTCCGTGACCGGAAGGTGGAGGATATCGCTATTGACGTTCAGGGTTGTGCAATCTGCACCGCCTCCGCTTCGATGATGGCCGAACGGGCGTACGGCGCCACGGTGGACGAATGCAAGCGGTTCGCCGGCGACTTCATCCGGATGATGCGGGGCGGTCCTGAATTGCCAGAGAGCGAGCTCGGCGAACTCGCGGCCCTCCGTGGCGTGCGATCGTTTCCCATCCGCGTCAAATGCGCTACAATGCCCTGGCACGCGCTGGAAACTGCCCTGTCGCGACTGGAGCGCGAATCGGCCAGTTAG
- a CDS encoding cysteine desulfurase, translating to MNLAPPAHARGLDVAAVRRDFPILDREVYPGRRLIYLDNAATSQKPRAVLDAMQRFYLESNANVHRAIHRLAEEATDAYEQARRSVARLLNAPEERCVVFTRGATEAINLVAHAWGDRHIGAGDVILVTEMEHHSNLVPWQMLARRVGASVAAVPVTDRGELDLDAFDRLLTGRVKLFAFTHVSNVLGTVNPVRELSRRARAVGAAVLVDGAQSVPHMPVDVQALDCDFLAFSGHKMCGPTGIGALYIKAERLDEMDPFLGGGEMISRVTIPESTWAEPPHKFEAGTPNIAGAVGLGAAAEYLLNLGLEAVHEYERELAAHARMRLAEIPGLTIYGCAPERGGAISFEMAGIHPHDLAHFVDRDGIAIRAGHMCAQPLLRRLGVQALSRASMYLYNTTDEIDALARSLLRARDFFGRGTG from the coding sequence ATGAATCTAGCGCCGCCAGCGCATGCAAGGGGCCTCGATGTCGCCGCGGTTCGGAGAGATTTCCCGATCCTGGACCGCGAGGTGTACCCCGGGCGGCGCCTCATATACCTGGACAATGCCGCCACGTCTCAGAAGCCGCGCGCCGTTCTCGACGCGATGCAACGCTTTTACCTCGAGTCGAATGCCAACGTGCATCGCGCCATTCACCGCCTCGCGGAGGAGGCGACTGACGCGTATGAGCAGGCGCGACGATCGGTGGCTCGCCTATTGAACGCGCCCGAAGAGCGCTGCGTCGTTTTCACGCGCGGAGCGACCGAGGCGATCAATCTGGTGGCTCACGCGTGGGGCGATCGCCACATTGGCGCCGGCGACGTCATTCTCGTAACTGAGATGGAGCACCACAGCAACCTCGTGCCCTGGCAGATGCTCGCCCGGCGAGTCGGCGCCTCTGTGGCGGCGGTGCCGGTCACGGATCGCGGTGAGCTGGACCTCGACGCGTTTGATCGGCTGCTCACCGGGCGCGTCAAATTGTTCGCCTTCACGCACGTCTCAAACGTGCTGGGGACGGTCAATCCGGTTCGGGAATTGAGTCGGCGCGCTCGTGCGGTCGGCGCCGCGGTTCTGGTCGACGGCGCCCAGAGCGTGCCGCACATGCCGGTCGATGTTCAGGCGCTCGATTGCGATTTTCTGGCCTTTTCCGGCCACAAAATGTGCGGGCCGACTGGGATCGGCGCCCTCTACATCAAAGCGGAGCGCCTCGACGAGATGGACCCTTTTCTCGGCGGCGGCGAGATGATCAGCCGGGTCACGATTCCGGAGTCAACATGGGCTGAGCCGCCCCACAAGTTCGAGGCGGGAACGCCGAATATTGCGGGCGCCGTCGGACTTGGGGCCGCGGCGGAGTATCTGCTGAATCTTGGGCTCGAGGCGGTTCACGAATACGAGCGCGAATTGGCTGCCCATGCGAGGATGCGACTCGCTGAGATTCCCGGCCTGACCATTTACGGGTGCGCGCCGGAGCGCGGTGGCGCGATCTCCTTTGAGATGGCAGGAATTCATCCCCATGACCTTGCGCATTTTGTCGACCGCGACGGCATCGCGATTCGCGCCGGACACATGTGCGCCCAGCCTCTGCTTCGGCGACTGGGCGTCCAAGCCCTGAGCCGCGCTTCGATGTACCTTTACAATACGACAGACGAAATTGACGCGCTGGCGCGATCGCTCTTGCGCGCGAGGGACTTTTTTGGCCGTGGAACTGGATGA
- a CDS encoding non-heme iron oxygenase ferredoxin subunit, giving the protein MSEWQEVARVSEFDQTDRKMVDLGGSHQIGIFRRSDGFYAISVWCSHQKASMFHGEVTDHQIECPLHGARFCLKTGRNLSLPAVRPIRRYDLKVEGDRIFLKV; this is encoded by the coding sequence ATGAGCGAGTGGCAGGAAGTCGCCCGGGTGTCCGAATTCGACCAGACCGATCGGAAAATGGTCGATTTAGGAGGTAGCCACCAGATTGGTATTTTCCGCCGAAGCGACGGCTTTTACGCCATCAGCGTGTGGTGCAGTCACCAGAAGGCGTCGATGTTTCACGGCGAGGTGACCGACCATCAGATTGAATGTCCTCTGCACGGCGCTCGTTTTTGCCTGAAGACCGGACGAAATTTGAGCCTGCCGGCGGTTCGGCCGATCCGGCGTTATGACTTGAAGGTCGAAGGAGATCGGATTTTCCTGAAGGTCTGA